The proteins below come from a single Blattabacterium cuenoti genomic window:
- the trpA gene encoding tryptophan synthase subunit alpha — MNNNSIYNLFKKKKKNILCIYFTSGFPEIDSTPKIIKILQKLPVDLIEIGIPYSDPLADGAIIQNSNKVSLKNGMNISLLFSQIKKIKNFIKKPIILMGYFNQFYKFGEIKFLKSCKELNISGLIFPDLPIKIFLEKYKIIFKKYSIPLILLVTPSTIKSRIQTISNISDGFLYLVSSNSTTGKVNDFDNKQISFFKKIQKLPINIPKLIGFGIKDKNSFYLSCKYANGGIIGSSFIEAIKKEDLENSINNYIKLIR; from the coding sequence ATGAATAATAATAGCATATATAATCTTTTTAAAAAGAAAAAGAAAAATATACTATGTATCTATTTTACATCGGGTTTTCCAGAAATTGATAGTACCCCTAAAATAATTAAAATATTACAAAAATTACCGGTAGATTTAATAGAAATAGGGATCCCGTATTCTGATCCTTTAGCAGATGGGGCTATTATACAAAATAGTAATAAAGTTTCATTAAAAAATGGAATGAATATATCTTTATTATTTTCACAAATAAAAAAAATAAAAAATTTTATTAAAAAACCTATTATTTTAATGGGGTATTTTAATCAATTTTATAAATTTGGAGAAATAAAATTTTTAAAATCTTGTAAAGAACTAAATATATCCGGATTAATATTCCCTGATCTTCCAATAAAAATTTTTTTAGAAAAATATAAAATTATTTTTAAAAAGTATTCAATTCCACTAATTCTATTAGTGACTCCATCTACTATTAAATCTAGAATTCAAACAATTAGTAATATTTCTGATGGATTTTTATATTTAGTTTCTTCAAATTCTACTACAGGTAAAGTAAATGATTTTGATAACAAACAAATATCATTTTTTAAAAAAATTCAAAAATTACCTATAAATATTCCTAAATTAATCGGTTTCGGAATAAAAGATAAAAATAGTTTTTATTTATCTTGTAAATATGCAAATGGGGGGATAATTGGAAGTTCTTTTATAGAAGCCATAAAAAAAGAAGATTTAGAAAATAGTATAAATAATTATATTAAACTTATTCGATAA
- the trpF gene encoding phosphoribosylanthranilate isomerase, whose protein sequence is MKYNKSLKIKICGLKYDIVEISDLNPDFLGFIFYSKSPRFFSKNFIIPKLKKEIFKTGIFVNETIENIMNISYNNKLDFIQLHGNESPFFCKKLFDKGFRIIKSFKINNSFIMKTLSSYIPFCSYFLFDNNGGSGKKFCWNILKKYNFDIPFFLSGGISSKDLKKIKEFNHPKIFGIDINSKFEIYPGKKNKEMIKSFIEKIKKI, encoded by the coding sequence ATGAAATACAATAAATCTCTTAAAATTAAAATATGTGGATTAAAATATGATATAGTAGAAATATCCGATTTAAATCCTGATTTTCTAGGATTTATTTTTTATTCAAAATCTCCAAGATTCTTTAGCAAGAATTTTATAATTCCAAAATTAAAAAAAGAAATTTTTAAAACTGGAATTTTTGTTAATGAAACCATTGAAAATATTATGAATATAAGTTATAATAACAAATTAGATTTTATCCAATTACATGGAAATGAAAGTCCATTTTTTTGTAAAAAATTATTTGATAAAGGATTCAGAATCATTAAAAGTTTTAAAATAAATAATTCATTTATAATGAAAACTTTATCAAGTTATATTCCTTTTTGTTCTTATTTTTTATTTGATAATAATGGTGGTAGTGGAAAAAAATTTTGTTGGAATATACTTAAAAAGTATAATTTTGATATTCCATTTTTTTTGAGTGGTGGCATTAGTAGTAAAGATTTAAAAAAAATAAAAGAATTTAATCATCCTAAAATTTTTGGTATAGATATTAACAGTAAATTTGAAATATATCCCGGTAAAAAAAATAAAGAAATGATAAAATCTTTTATAGAAAAAATAAAAAAAATATGA
- a CDS encoding anthranilate synthase component II, with the protein MMNKILILDNYDSFTYNLVYTVKKYTKNFVQVCRNNEIDLADIEKYNKIILSPGPGIPNEANILKPLIKNFASTKSIFGVCLGQQAIGEVFGATLLNTKKVYHGISSFIKIVDPKEIIFKKIPNKIQVGRYHSWIISPYNFPKELQITAIGNNGEIMALRHKIYDVRGVQFHPESILTPYGEKIICNWLNKNE; encoded by the coding sequence ATGATGAATAAAATATTAATTTTAGATAATTATGATTCTTTTACCTATAATCTTGTATATACTGTAAAAAAATACACTAAAAATTTTGTTCAAGTATGTAGAAATAATGAAATTGATCTTGCAGATATAGAAAAATATAATAAAATTATATTATCTCCAGGACCAGGTATTCCTAATGAAGCTAATATTTTAAAACCTTTAATTAAGAATTTTGCTTCTACTAAAAGTATTTTTGGAGTTTGTCTAGGACAACAAGCTATAGGGGAGGTGTTTGGAGCGACTCTACTTAATACTAAAAAGGTTTATCATGGGATATCTAGTTTTATAAAAATTGTAGATCCAAAAGAAATAATATTTAAAAAAATTCCGAATAAAATTCAAGTAGGACGTTATCATTCTTGGATAATTTCTCCATATAATTTTCCAAAAGAGCTTCAAATAACAGCTATCGGAAATAATGGAGAAATTATGGCTTTACGCCATAAAATTTATGATGTACGTGGCGTACAATTTCATCCAGAATCGATTTTAACACCATATGGAGAAAAAATAATATGTAATTGGTTAAATAAAAATGAATAG
- a CDS encoding exodeoxyribonuclease III, with the protein MKIISYNINGIRSGIRKGLFNWINKNNPDVICFQEIKAFSDQIQTDIFEKLGYNHYWHSSKRKGYSGVGIISKEKAFYIKFGMDIDSIDKEGRVLRIDLKNKKISIINIYIPSGNDMKNRLKFKFFFMKKFFSYIKKIKNKSKNLIICGDYNICHNNIDIHDPIKNQGLSGFLIEERQWMSNLLKLGFIDSFRSYIKSGNHYSWWSYRYNSKKNNKGWRIDYAIISKSLEKRMKNSYLMPDIIYSDHCPVVLEID; encoded by the coding sequence ATGAAAATTATTAGTTATAATATAAATGGAATTAGATCTGGCATACGGAAAGGATTATTCAATTGGATAAATAAAAATAATCCAGATGTTATTTGTTTTCAAGAAATTAAAGCATTCTCTGATCAAATTCAAACTGATATTTTTGAAAAATTAGGATATAATCATTATTGGCATTCTTCAAAAAGAAAAGGGTATAGTGGAGTTGGAATTATTTCTAAAGAGAAAGCATTTTATATAAAATTTGGAATGGATATTGATTCGATTGATAAAGAAGGAAGAGTATTACGTATCGATTTAAAAAATAAAAAAATATCAATAATAAATATTTATATTCCTTCTGGAAATGATATGAAAAATAGATTAAAATTTAAATTTTTTTTTATGAAAAAATTTTTTTCATATATAAAAAAAATAAAAAATAAATCAAAAAACTTAATTATTTGTGGTGATTACAATATTTGTCATAATAATATAGATATTCATGATCCAATTAAAAATCAAGGATTATCTGGATTTCTAATAGAAGAAAGACAATGGATGAGTAATTTATTAAAATTAGGATTTATAGATAGTTTTAGAAGTTATATAAAAAGTGGAAATCACTATAGTTGGTGGAGTTACCGTTATAATTCTAAAAAAAATAATAAAGGATGGAGAATTGATTATGCTATAATCAGTAAATCTTTAGAAAAAAGAATGAAAAATTCATATCTTATGCCAGATATAATTTATTCCGATCATTGTCCAGTAGTTTTAGAAATTGATTAA
- a CDS encoding YggS family pyridoxal phosphate-dependent enzyme: MIKKNFFSIKKSIPKNVGILAVSKNQDILSIRKLYQVGQRDFGENFIQEMVKKYHLLPKDIRWHMIGKIQSNKLKYIIPFVHLIHSIQKFKHIEIINKIGNKHNKIIQCLLQIRISNEINKSGISEEDGYKIFESSKNMKNIKIIGLMGLASFKEKSIVNNEFFYLKKIYDKYKNKYQCNVLSMGMSRDFNLAIQHGSTIIRLGNYLFGNRK, encoded by the coding sequence ATGATTAAAAAAAATTTTTTTTCAATAAAAAAATCAATTCCTAAAAATGTAGGAATCTTAGCAGTTTCTAAAAATCAAGATATCTTATCTATAAGAAAATTATATCAAGTAGGACAAAGAGATTTTGGGGAAAATTTTATTCAAGAAATGGTAAAAAAATATCATCTATTACCAAAAGATATACGTTGGCACATGATTGGAAAAATCCAAAGTAATAAATTGAAATATATAATACCTTTTGTTCATTTAATTCACAGCATCCAAAAATTTAAACATATTGAAATTATTAATAAAATAGGAAATAAACATAATAAAATTATTCAATGTCTTTTACAAATACGTATTTCTAATGAAATAAATAAATCAGGAATATCAGAAGAAGATGGATATAAAATATTTGAATCTAGTAAAAATATGAAAAATATAAAAATAATTGGATTAATGGGATTAGCATCTTTTAAAGAAAAAAGTATCGTAAATAATGAATTTTTTTATTTAAAAAAAATATATGATAAGTATAAAAATAAATATCAATGTAATGTCCTTTCAATGGGAATGAGTAGAGATTTTAATCTAGCAATTCAACATGGCAGCACTATTATTAGATTAGGTAATTATCTATTTGGAAACAGAAAATAA
- the hisG gene encoding ATP phosphoribosyltransferase — translation MDKLKIAIQKSGRLYEDSIKLLKDCSIEINIGIDKLKTTALNFPLEILFLRDDDIPQYLEDGVADIGIVGKNVLLEKRKKINIKETLGFGKCRLSIAVPKSLIYKNMNDLNGKRIATSYPFLVKEFFVRRCINADIHEISGAVEIAPGIGLADCICDLVSSGSTLFMNGLKEVETVLQSEAVLASNIHLINSKNTIMDKLLFRIRAVKQAKNNKYILLNVPNERLEKIISYLPGIKSPVILPLANSECSSVHSVVNENDFWGIVENLKSLGAQDILVLPIEKIIL, via the coding sequence ATGGATAAATTAAAAATAGCTATTCAAAAGTCAGGACGTCTTTATGAAGACTCAATTAAATTATTGAAAGACTGCAGTATTGAAATTAATATTGGTATAGATAAATTAAAAACTACAGCACTAAATTTTCCTTTAGAAATATTATTTTTAAGGGACGATGATATTCCTCAGTATTTAGAAGATGGAGTAGCTGATATAGGGATTGTTGGAAAAAATGTATTGTTAGAAAAAAGAAAGAAAATTAACATAAAAGAAACTTTAGGATTTGGAAAATGTAGACTTTCTATAGCGGTACCTAAATCTTTAATATATAAAAATATGAATGATTTAAATGGAAAAAGAATTGCGACAAGTTATCCTTTTTTAGTGAAAGAATTTTTTGTAAGAAGATGTATTAATGCAGATATACACGAAATATCTGGAGCAGTTGAAATTGCTCCAGGAATAGGATTGGCTGATTGTATTTGTGATTTAGTTAGTAGTGGATCCACATTATTTATGAATGGACTAAAAGAAGTTGAAACGGTACTTCAATCTGAAGCAGTATTAGCTTCTAATATACATTTAATAAATTCAAAAAATACAATAATGGATAAATTATTATTTCGAATTAGAGCAGTTAAACAAGCAAAAAATAATAAATATATTTTATTAAATGTTCCAAACGAACGGTTAGAAAAAATAATATCTTATCTTCCAGGGATTAAAAGTCCAGTAATACTTCCATTAGCAAATTCAGAATGTAGTTCAGTTCATTCTGTAGTTAATGAAAATGATTTTTGGGGAATAGTAGAGAATTTAAAATCACTTGGAGCACAAGATATTTTAGTACTTCCAATAGAAAAAATTATATTATAA
- the hisD gene encoding histidinol dehydrogenase: MIKICKNPTFNNVLNSINYNRSLKKNSKLEDLVSSILKDVKSNGDIALKKYTQKYDNVNIHTFKATDKDFYEAEIKVSNELKESIKIAYNNIKSFHQKQIQKESKIETSEGVFCWRRNIPIEKIGFYIPGGTAPLLSTVLMLGIPGKLAGCKNIIICTPPNKSGNIHHSILYTAKYLGINSVYKLGGVQAIAAMTYGTESIPAVYKIFGPGNSYVTKAKEIVCYKENISIDLPAGPSELVIIADDTANPNYVASDLLSQLEHDPESYAIIITTINNNDWIKSVQKKIRNQFIFLNKRKNIVKQSIKNSSIIVLSSLEECFLLVNKIAPEHLIINCRNANSFWFNKVINAGSVFLGNYSPVSAGDYATGTNHVLPTNGNAKYYSGISIDSFVRKITFQNISKEGLKNLSKYINILSSEEGLFAHKKSINIRLT, from the coding sequence ATGATTAAAATATGTAAAAATCCTACATTTAATAATGTATTAAATTCTATTAATTATAATAGATCACTAAAAAAAAATTCAAAATTAGAAGATTTAGTTTCTTCTATTTTAAAAGATGTTAAATCCAATGGAGATATAGCTTTAAAAAAATACACCCAAAAATATGATAATGTTAACATTCATACATTTAAAGCAACTGATAAAGATTTTTATGAAGCAGAAATAAAAGTTTCTAATGAATTAAAAGAATCTATTAAAATTGCATATAATAATATAAAATCTTTTCATCAAAAACAGATACAAAAAGAATCTAAAATAGAAACAAGTGAAGGTGTTTTTTGTTGGAGAAGAAATATACCTATAGAAAAAATAGGTTTTTATATCCCGGGGGGAACTGCTCCTCTTTTATCTACTGTTTTAATGTTAGGAATTCCTGGAAAATTAGCTGGATGTAAAAATATAATTATATGTACTCCTCCAAATAAAAGTGGAAATATCCATCATTCTATATTATATACTGCAAAATATCTAGGAATAAATTCTGTTTATAAACTAGGTGGGGTACAGGCAATTGCGGCTATGACATACGGAACAGAAAGCATTCCAGCTGTTTATAAAATATTTGGTCCGGGAAATTCTTATGTAACTAAAGCAAAAGAAATTGTTTGTTATAAAGAAAATATATCTATAGATTTACCAGCTGGACCTTCAGAATTAGTCATTATAGCTGATGATACAGCAAATCCAAATTATGTAGCTTCAGATTTATTATCTCAATTAGAGCATGATCCAGAAAGTTATGCAATTATCATCACTACAATAAATAATAATGATTGGATAAAATCAGTTCAAAAAAAAATAAGAAATCAATTTATTTTTTTAAATAAAAGAAAAAATATTGTTAAACAATCTATTAAAAATAGTAGTATAATAGTTCTATCCTCATTAGAGGAATGTTTTTTATTGGTAAATAAAATTGCTCCAGAACATTTAATTATTAACTGTAGGAATGCCAATTCATTTTGGTTTAATAAAGTAATTAATGCAGGATCTGTTTTTTTAGGGAATTATTCTCCAGTTAGTGCGGGTGATTATGCTACTGGGACTAATCATGTACTTCCTACTAATGGAAATGCTAAATATTATAGTGGGATATCTATAGATAGTTTTGTTAGAAAAATAACATTTCAGAATATATCTAAGGAAGGATTAAAAAATTTATCAAAATATATTAATATTTTATCCTCTGAAGAAGGATTATTTGCTCACAAAAAATCTATAAATATTAGGTTAACATGA
- a CDS encoding shikimate kinase — translation MKITLIGYMGCGKTTIGKILSKKLKYTFYDLDHIIVKTQNSSIEKIFKEKGELYFRKIENFILKKILKSKKKRYVLSVGGGTPCFYNNIYMLNKHSKTFYLKIDSFNLLKRLLLEKKKDL, via the coding sequence ATGAAAATTACTTTAATAGGATATATGGGATGTGGAAAAACTACTATTGGGAAAATTTTATCTAAAAAATTAAAATATACATTTTATGATCTAGATCATATTATTGTTAAAACACAAAATAGTTCAATTGAAAAAATTTTTAAAGAAAAAGGGGAATTATATTTTAGAAAAATAGAAAATTTTATTTTGAAAAAAATTTTAAAATCTAAAAAAAAACGATATGTTTTATCAGTAGGAGGTGGAACTCCATGTTTTTATAATAACATTTATATGTTAAATAAACATTCAAAAACTTTTTATCTAAAAATAGATAGTTTTAATTTATTAAAAAGATTACTTTTGGAAAAAAAAAAAGACCTTTAA
- the trpB gene encoding tryptophan synthase subunit beta, with translation MKYFVDDDGFYGKFGGSFVPEMLYNNLKELQINYKSFIKSKYFQITFNEILKNYVGRPSPLFFSKKYSKKYQANIYFKREDLNHTGSHKINNTIGQGLFAVKLGKKKIIAETGAGQHGIAVATTCALMNLECIIFMGKNDMCRQSSNVLKMKAIGAKIIPVYSGNKTLKDAVNESIRYWINHIESYYLIGSTVGPHPYPQMVADFQSIISKEIEIQLKEYGHSYPNYIISCIGGGSNAAGSFYHFLTNKSVKLIAVEAAGLGIKTNKNSASISCGSMGILHGSMTYLLQDEYGQVLPAYSISPGLDYPGIGPMHANLFVKKRVKFLHSTDVEAINSGFELIRLEGIIPALETAHALASLKKISFKKDDVVVLTLSGRGDKDIDIYNKFLNE, from the coding sequence ATGAAATATTTTGTTGATGATGATGGATTTTACGGAAAATTTGGAGGGTCGTTTGTTCCAGAAATGTTATATAATAATTTAAAAGAACTACAAATAAATTATAAAAGTTTTATTAAAAGTAAATATTTTCAGATTACTTTTAATGAAATTTTAAAAAATTATGTAGGCAGACCATCTCCATTATTTTTTTCAAAAAAATATTCTAAAAAATATCAGGCAAATATCTATTTTAAAAGAGAAGATTTAAATCATACTGGATCACATAAAATTAATAATACAATAGGACAAGGATTATTTGCTGTTAAATTGGGGAAAAAAAAAATTATTGCTGAAACAGGAGCAGGACAACATGGAATAGCAGTAGCTACTACTTGTGCACTAATGAATTTAGAATGTATTATTTTTATGGGAAAAAATGATATGTGTAGGCAATCATCTAATGTACTTAAGATGAAAGCTATTGGAGCAAAAATTATTCCTGTTTATAGTGGAAATAAAACACTTAAGGATGCAGTGAATGAATCAATTCGTTATTGGATTAATCATATTGAAAGTTATTATTTAATTGGATCTACTGTAGGACCTCATCCATATCCTCAAATGGTAGCTGATTTTCAGTCAATTATAAGTAAAGAAATTGAAATTCAATTAAAAGAATATGGACATTCATATCCTAATTATATAATTAGTTGTATAGGCGGAGGGAGTAATGCCGCTGGATCTTTTTATCATTTTTTAACTAATAAATCAGTAAAGCTTATAGCTGTAGAAGCAGCTGGTTTAGGAATAAAAACAAATAAAAATTCAGCATCTATATCTTGTGGTTCAATGGGGATACTACATGGTAGCATGACTTATCTTCTACAAGATGAATATGGTCAAGTATTACCAGCTTATTCAATTTCACCTGGATTAGATTATCCTGGTATTGGTCCAATGCATGCAAATTTATTTGTAAAAAAAAGAGTAAAATTTTTACATTCTACAGATGTAGAAGCTATAAATTCTGGATTTGAATTAATTAGATTAGAAGGGATAATTCCAGCATTAGAGACGGCTCATGCATTAGCTTCTTTAAAAAAGATTTCATTTAAAAAAGATGATGTAGTTGTTTTAACTTTATCGGGAAGAGGAGATAAAGATATTGATATTTATAATAAATTTCTAAATGAATAA
- the tilS gene encoding tRNA lysidine(34) synthetase TilS has protein sequence MNNNFFNKKKFFIDLKNLLSDDNKKKLGISVSGGLDSMVLLNLLIETSNDIEVIHCNFNLRGDESNEDEIFVKDFCQKKNIICHVKKFNTVEVAKKKKISIQMSARELRYNWFNELLEKEFYEYILLGHHFNDSIETFFINLFRGTGIKGLLGIPKKNKRFLRPLSDFSKKNIFFYAKNNDITWRTDSSNQNSKYTRNKIRKTLHFISNYFPFFFKGLKKTMNFLHEENELIEKNIDEKKNEITINKKFNPFFWKIDTKKVKNLYPLSFYLFKLFYPYGFYDIKSLINLLYTKSGKKLISAKYNVLKNRNYWIMINNYSSIKDERIFFIKNFNNVNHINLPIKIKFDIIKNYKKEHLEFNKNIFFIDFQKIKLPLLLRTWRYGDFFYPLNMNGKKKISKYYKDEKFSILKKNNTWIFINENNHIILVGNRMDNRFKITIETNKILIIQFNFN, from the coding sequence ATGAATAATAATTTTTTCAATAAAAAAAAATTTTTTATAGATTTGAAAAATTTATTATCTGATGATAATAAAAAAAAATTAGGTATTTCTGTAAGTGGAGGATTAGATAGTATGGTCCTTTTAAATTTATTAATTGAAACATCTAATGATATAGAAGTTATTCATTGTAATTTTAACTTAAGAGGTGATGAATCCAATGAAGATGAAATCTTTGTAAAAGATTTTTGTCAAAAAAAAAATATAATATGTCATGTCAAAAAATTTAATACTGTAGAAGTGGCTAAAAAAAAAAAAATATCTATACAGATGTCTGCTAGAGAATTAAGATATAATTGGTTTAATGAATTATTAGAAAAAGAATTTTATGAATATATATTATTAGGTCATCATTTTAATGATTCTATTGAAACATTTTTTATTAATTTATTTAGAGGAACGGGAATAAAAGGATTATTAGGAATTCCAAAAAAAAATAAAAGATTTTTAAGACCACTTTCAGATTTTAGTAAAAAGAATATTTTTTTTTATGCTAAAAATAATGATATAACATGGAGAACAGATAGTAGTAATCAAAATAGTAAATATACTAGAAATAAAATTCGTAAAACTCTGCATTTTATATCAAATTATTTCCCTTTTTTTTTTAAAGGATTAAAAAAAACTATGAATTTTCTTCATGAAGAAAATGAATTAATAGAAAAAAATATTGATGAAAAAAAAAATGAAATTACTATCAATAAAAAATTTAATCCATTTTTTTGGAAAATAGATACTAAAAAAGTAAAAAATTTATATCCATTATCATTTTATTTATTTAAATTATTTTATCCATATGGATTTTATGATATTAAAAGTTTGATTAATCTTTTGTATACAAAATCCGGAAAAAAATTGATTTCAGCTAAATATAACGTTTTAAAAAATAGGAATTATTGGATAATGATTAATAATTATTCATCAATAAAGGATGAAAGAATTTTTTTTATTAAAAATTTTAACAATGTTAATCATATTAATCTTCCTATTAAGATTAAATTTGATATAATAAAAAATTATAAAAAAGAACATTTAGAATTTAATAAAAATATTTTTTTTATAGATTTTCAAAAAATTAAATTGCCTTTATTACTAAGAACTTGGAGATATGGAGATTTTTTTTATCCTTTAAACATGAATGGGAAAAAGAAAATAAGTAAATATTATAAAGATGAAAAATTCTCTATTTTAAAAAAAAATAATACTTGGATTTTTATAAACGAAAACAATCATATAATATTGGTAGGAAATAGAATGGATAATAGATTTAAAATAACAATAGAAACTAATAAAATATTAATAATTCAATTTAATTTTAATTAA
- the trpD gene encoding anthranilate phosphoribosyltransferase, which translates to MNRVLERLFLEETLTKNEAKKLIIDISKGKINDVQIIAIASIYNMRNPTIEELLGFYQAMNDLSIKVNLKEFNAIDIVGTGGDQKNTFNISTIASFIVAGAGEKVIKHGNFSSSSITGSSNIFEELGYNFTNKEEELKNQLNKVGFCYLHAPMFHPILNKISINRKKFGTRTIFNALGPLLNPANIKNLLLGVNSLELARMYNYLYQNIENNYAIIHSLDGYDEITLTSHVKCYTKQNERYYYIEELNKNKIIINPNDLIGGKNIKENIKIFINILSGEGTVTQTEVVLINATFALNLLNSNDFDTNYSKAKYSLESGNAKKILRNLLSL; encoded by the coding sequence ATGAATAGAGTGTTAGAACGTCTTTTTTTAGAAGAAACTTTAACAAAAAATGAAGCTAAAAAATTAATAATAGATATTTCAAAAGGAAAAATCAATGATGTTCAAATAATTGCAATAGCTTCAATTTATAATATGAGAAATCCAACAATAGAAGAATTATTAGGTTTTTATCAAGCTATGAATGATTTATCTATTAAAGTTAATCTAAAAGAATTTAATGCAATTGATATTGTTGGAACTGGTGGAGATCAAAAAAATACATTTAATATTTCTACGATTGCCAGTTTTATTGTAGCAGGAGCTGGAGAAAAAGTAATAAAACATGGTAATTTCAGTTCGTCATCTATAACTGGATCATCCAATATATTTGAAGAATTAGGATATAATTTTACGAATAAAGAAGAAGAATTAAAAAATCAATTAAATAAAGTAGGATTTTGTTATTTACATGCACCTATGTTTCATCCTATTTTAAATAAAATATCTATTAATAGAAAAAAATTTGGAACTAGGACGATTTTTAATGCTCTTGGTCCATTATTAAATCCAGCCAATATTAAAAATTTACTATTAGGAGTTAATAGTTTAGAATTAGCAAGAATGTATAATTATTTATATCAAAATATAGAAAATAATTATGCTATTATTCATAGTTTAGATGGATATGATGAGATAACACTGACCAGTCATGTAAAATGTTATACTAAACAAAATGAAAGATATTATTATATAGAAGAATTGAATAAGAATAAAATAATAATCAATCCAAATGATTTAATAGGAGGAAAAAATATAAAAGAAAATATTAAAATTTTTATAAATATTTTATCTGGTGAAGGAACCGTTACTCAAACGGAAGTAGTTTTGATAAATGCCACATTTGCATTGAATTTATTAAATTCTAATGATTTTGATACTAATTATAGTAAAGCAAAATATTCTTTAGAAAGTGGAAATGCTAAAAAAATTCTTAGAAACTTATTAAGTTTATGA
- a CDS encoding indole-3-glycerol phosphate synthase TrpC — MINIIEKIVHKKKKEIKKKKNSISIKKLENSSFFRRDILSLKKNIENSKYGIIAEFKLKSPSKGIINSNSSLEEVIKGYEAAKVSGISILTDYHFLGSNENIKKSRYLISIPILRKDFIIDEYQVIESKSIGSDAILLIANILSLKEIKNLSKIAKSIGLEVILEIHNENEIEKITDDIDLIGINNRNLKSFIVNENNCLELYSKIPNSYIKIAESGINNVENIFKYKKVGFKGFLIGEYFMKHKNPGKMCKIFMNSLERFYQNEIQ; from the coding sequence ATGATAAATATTATTGAAAAAATAGTTCATAAAAAAAAAAAAGAAATAAAAAAAAAAAAAAATTCTATATCTATAAAAAAATTAGAAAATAGTTCTTTTTTTAGAAGAGATATACTATCATTAAAAAAAAATATAGAAAATAGTAAGTATGGAATTATTGCTGAATTTAAATTAAAATCTCCATCTAAGGGAATTATAAATTCAAATTCTTCATTAGAAGAAGTAATAAAAGGATATGAAGCTGCAAAAGTAAGTGGAATATCTATTTTAACAGATTATCATTTTTTAGGATCTAATGAAAATATAAAAAAATCACGATATTTAATTTCTATTCCTATTTTAAGAAAAGATTTTATTATTGATGAATATCAAGTTATTGAATCTAAATCTATAGGATCTGATGCTATTTTATTAATAGCAAATATTCTTTCTTTAAAAGAAATAAAAAATTTATCTAAAATTGCAAAATCTATTGGATTAGAAGTAATATTAGAAATTCATAATGAAAACGAAATAGAAAAAATCACCGATGATATAGATTTAATAGGAATTAATAATCGTAATTTAAAATCTTTTATAGTAAATGAAAATAATTGTCTAGAATTATATTCAAAAATTCCTAATAGTTATATAAAAATTGCAGAAAGTGGAATAAATAATGTAGAAAATATTTTTAAATATAAAAAAGTAGGATTTAAAGGTTTTTTAATTGGAGAATATTTTATGAAACATAAAAATCCAGGAAAAATGTGTAAAATTTTTATGAATTCATTAGAAAGATTTTATCAAAATGAAATACAATAA